In Geotalea uraniireducens, one genomic interval encodes:
- a CDS encoding C40 family peptidase: protein MARSAVHCVVFALLSLVAAATGCATTRAGLSQVGYSIQVGAFSEVGNAERLTAKLQVRGVEAFYFKRDNGLYAVRFGDFPSREEASRTARKLVADRIIGSYFIALPQHIDGEKRSAASRKTTAPAMPRPDTAPHPSHDSVVKNDRDMGYIAARTAERFVGIPYRWGGDTVVDGMDCSGFVRAVYNLCGVNIPRTSREQFRVGDTVDRGQLQDGDLVFFGSSPDTINHVGIYVGNGRFVHAPKRGDDIKVSSLDDSYFSQRFMGGRRYF, encoded by the coding sequence ATGGCGCGTTCGGCAGTTCATTGCGTGGTTTTTGCCCTCCTTTCCCTCGTGGCGGCGGCGACAGGCTGTGCGACCACCCGGGCCGGACTCTCCCAGGTCGGTTATTCGATCCAGGTTGGGGCATTTTCGGAGGTGGGGAATGCGGAGCGCCTGACGGCGAAACTGCAGGTGCGGGGAGTGGAGGCGTTCTACTTCAAGCGCGATAACGGCCTGTATGCGGTCCGCTTCGGCGATTTCCCCTCCCGGGAGGAGGCCAGCCGGACTGCCCGGAAGCTGGTTGCCGACCGGATCATCGGTTCGTATTTCATCGCCCTGCCGCAACATATCGACGGTGAAAAACGGTCCGCCGCATCCCGTAAAACAACGGCCCCGGCCATGCCCCGCCCGGACACTGCGCCACACCCCAGCCACGACAGCGTCGTCAAGAACGACCGGGACATGGGCTATATCGCTGCCCGGACTGCCGAGCGGTTTGTCGGCATCCCCTATCGGTGGGGGGGGGATACGGTTGTCGACGGGATGGATTGCAGCGGCTTTGTCCGCGCCGTCTATAATCTGTGCGGCGTCAATATCCCCCGGACGTCCCGGGAGCAGTTCCGGGTGGGCGATACAGTGGATCGCGGCCAGTTGCAGGACGGCGATCTGGTCTTTTTCGGTTCCTCCCCCGACACGATCAACCATGTCGGTATTTACGTCGGGAACGGCAGGTTCGTCCATGCGCCGAAACGGGGCGACGATATCAAGGTGTCGTCCCTTGACGACAGCTATTTCAGCCAGCGTTTCATGGGCGGCCGCCGGTATTTCTAA
- a CDS encoding DUF1015 domain-containing protein, giving the protein MALIRPFRALRPPRNLAEKVAALPYDVMNVAEARAMATGNPYSFLHVSRPEIDLASDVDPYAEAVYLQGRENLRRFVAEGVLVQEQEACYYVYRQRMGALVQTGLVVCAGVDDYESGLIKKHELTRADKEEDRIRHIDYLDANDEPVFYTYRNEPAITAIVARVAAGAPAYDFTTDDGVSHTLWVVDDRQLIEELTTRFAAIGTLYVADGHHRSAAAGRVRDLRKGQNPRHDGTEEYNFFLTVIFPDSEMNILPYNRVVKDLNGLSVAEFMTRVGERFAITPAEADFAPITRHTFGMFLEGRWYQLTAKAGTFDEQEPVSRLDVSILQNNLLSPVLAIRNPRTDQRIHFVGGIRGVDELERLVKGGDYRVAFSLYPTSMEELIRLADADKIMPPKSTWFEPKLRSGLFVHLLS; this is encoded by the coding sequence ATGGCATTGATCAGACCGTTCCGGGCGCTTCGCCCTCCGCGAAACCTCGCCGAGAAGGTGGCGGCGCTCCCCTATGACGTTATGAATGTCGCCGAGGCCCGGGCGATGGCCACGGGGAATCCCTACAGCTTCCTCCATGTGTCACGGCCGGAAATTGACCTGGCGTCCGATGTTGACCCTTACGCCGAAGCGGTCTATCTCCAGGGGCGGGAAAACCTCCGCCGGTTCGTTGCCGAAGGGGTGCTGGTCCAGGAGCAGGAGGCGTGCTACTACGTCTACCGGCAGCGGATGGGCGCGCTCGTCCAGACCGGCCTGGTGGTCTGCGCCGGGGTCGACGATTACGAGAGCGGTTTGATCAAGAAGCACGAGCTGACCAGGGCCGATAAGGAAGAGGACCGGATCCGGCACATCGATTACCTCGATGCCAACGACGAGCCGGTATTCTACACCTACCGCAACGAGCCGGCCATTACCGCCATCGTTGCCCGGGTTGCCGCCGGCGCGCCCGCGTACGACTTTACCACCGACGACGGGGTGTCCCATACCCTGTGGGTGGTCGATGACCGGCAGTTGATCGAGGAACTGACCACCCGTTTCGCCGCGATCGGGACGCTTTATGTCGCCGATGGTCATCATCGCAGTGCCGCTGCCGGCCGGGTGCGCGACCTGCGCAAGGGGCAGAATCCGCGGCATGACGGCACCGAGGAGTACAATTTCTTCCTGACGGTGATCTTTCCCGACAGCGAAATGAACATCCTTCCCTACAACCGGGTGGTCAAGGACCTGAACGGCCTGTCGGTCGCCGAGTTCATGACCCGGGTCGGCGAGCGCTTCGCCATTACCCCGGCCGAAGCGGATTTTGCGCCGATCACGCGGCATACCTTCGGGATGTTTCTTGAGGGGCGCTGGTACCAGTTGACCGCCAAAGCGGGGACCTTCGACGAGCAGGAGCCGGTTTCGCGGCTGGATGTCTCGATCCTGCAGAATAACCTGCTGAGTCCGGTCCTGGCGATTCGTAATCCGCGCACCGATCAGCGAATCCATTTCGTTGGCGGCATTCGCGGCGTCGACGAGCTGGAACGGTTGGTGAAAGGGGGCGACTACCGGGTGGCGTTCTCGCTCTATCCGACCTCGATGGAAGAGCTGATCCGCCTGGCCGATGCCGATAAGATCATGCCGCCCAAATCGACCTGGTTCGAGCCGAAGCTGCGCAGCGGGCTGTTTGTCCACCTGCTGTCGTAA
- a CDS encoding EVE domain-containing protein, with translation MPRDRRYWLFKSEPSCFSFADLQSRPDGTEHWDGVRNFQARNFLRDEIAVGDGVLFYHSNIAEPAVVGLAEVVRGGYPDWTAFDPAAEHFDPQSRREEPRWYMVDVRYVRPLLRPVTLAEMKLHPALAGMALLHRSRLSVQPVTGAEWTYILQLGGVAG, from the coding sequence GTGCCTCGCGACCGCCGTTATTGGTTGTTCAAATCCGAACCTTCCTGCTTCTCCTTCGCCGACCTGCAGAGTCGTCCCGATGGAACCGAGCATTGGGACGGAGTGCGCAATTTCCAGGCGCGGAATTTCCTCAGGGATGAAATTGCCGTCGGCGATGGCGTGCTGTTTTACCACAGCAATATCGCCGAACCGGCGGTGGTGGGGCTTGCCGAGGTGGTGCGCGGCGGCTATCCCGACTGGACGGCGTTCGATCCGGCAGCCGAGCACTTCGATCCGCAGAGCCGTCGCGAGGAGCCCCGCTGGTACATGGTTGATGTTCGCTACGTCCGGCCGTTGTTGCGCCCGGTGACCCTCGCCGAGATGAAACTGCATCCGGCGCTTGCCGGGATGGCGCTCCTGCACCGAAGCCGACTGTCGGTTCAGCCGGTGACAGGTGCCGAGTGGACGTACATTCTGCAGTTGGGTGGAGTAGCTGGATAG
- a CDS encoding FKBP-type peptidyl-prolyl cis-trans isomerase produces MRSVEKLLVLLLVVVGLAIAACSDKEVKSTSAPAQATEANEVTTPSGLSYVDLVVGKGAQPVAGKAVKVHYTGWLENGTKFDSSVDRGEPFVFTIGAGEVIPGWDEGVMTMRVGGKRRLIVPPQLGYGAAGAGGVIPPNATLIFEVELLDVAK; encoded by the coding sequence GTGAGATCGGTAGAGAAGTTGCTGGTACTGCTTTTGGTGGTCGTAGGGTTGGCTATTGCCGCCTGTTCCGACAAGGAAGTCAAGTCGACGTCGGCGCCTGCCCAGGCGACGGAGGCGAACGAAGTGACGACCCCGTCCGGGCTTTCCTACGTCGATCTGGTTGTCGGGAAGGGGGCGCAGCCGGTTGCCGGCAAAGCGGTCAAGGTGCATTACACCGGCTGGCTGGAGAACGGGACTAAGTTCGACAGTTCCGTCGACCGTGGCGAGCCCTTTGTCTTTACCATCGGTGCCGGTGAAGTGATCCCCGGCTGGGACGAAGGGGTGATGACGATGCGGGTTGGCGGCAAGCGTCGGCTGATCGTCCCGCCGCAGCTCGGTTACGGTGCGGCCGGAGCCGGCGGGGTGATCCCGCCGAACGCCACCCTGATCTTCGAGGTGGAACTGCTCGACGTTGCCAAGTAA
- the lysS gene encoding lysine--tRNA ligase — protein sequence MEELSELLLQRRRKVDALWEAGINPYPNDFKPLHTSADLTESFGTVQTIAEDAPEFTVAGRIIARRSFGKAAFIQLQDRKGRMQLYVRKDMIGDEAFENFETFDIGDIVGVIGKPFRTKTGELSLNVSSIRLLTKSLLPLPEKFHGLTDVETRYRQRYVDLIVNPEVREVFAKRSRIINLIRAFMMNHDFLEVETPMMQPIPGGATARPFVTHHNALDMQLYLRIAPELYLKRLVVGGFERVFEINRNFRNEGISIRHNPEFTMMEFYRAYATYEDLMDFTEELLCHVAEETLGTLDFPYQGMEISFQRPWKRLTVVEAILEYGDIDAKSLADRDLAYAYAQRIGLDLPADIGYGKLITEIFEEVAEEKLIQPTFITAYPTEVSPLSRKSDRDPEIVDRFELFIAGRELANAFSELNDPVDQKERFLAQVAQKAKGDEEAHYMDEDYVRALEFGLPPTAGEGIGIDRLVMLLTDSPSIRDVILFPQLRKEK from the coding sequence ATGGAAGAACTGAGCGAATTGTTGCTCCAGAGAAGGCGGAAGGTCGATGCCCTCTGGGAAGCGGGGATCAATCCCTATCCGAACGATTTCAAACCGCTGCATACCTCGGCCGATCTGACCGAGTCTTTCGGTACAGTACAGACCATTGCCGAGGACGCCCCGGAGTTCACGGTTGCCGGCCGTATCATCGCCCGCCGCTCGTTCGGCAAGGCAGCGTTCATCCAGCTCCAGGACCGCAAGGGCCGGATGCAGCTCTATGTCCGGAAGGACATGATCGGCGACGAGGCTTTCGAGAACTTCGAAACCTTCGATATCGGCGATATCGTCGGCGTAATCGGCAAGCCGTTCCGGACCAAGACCGGCGAACTCTCGCTCAACGTCAGCAGCATCCGGCTGTTGACCAAGTCGCTGTTGCCGCTGCCGGAGAAATTCCACGGTCTCACCGATGTGGAAACCCGTTACCGGCAGCGTTATGTGGATCTTATCGTCAACCCGGAAGTGCGGGAGGTGTTCGCCAAGCGGTCGCGGATCATCAACCTGATCCGGGCGTTCATGATGAATCACGATTTCCTCGAAGTGGAAACGCCGATGATGCAGCCGATCCCCGGCGGTGCGACGGCGCGTCCCTTCGTGACCCACCACAATGCCCTCGATATGCAGCTCTACCTCCGGATCGCCCCTGAGCTCTACCTGAAGCGGTTGGTAGTCGGCGGTTTCGAGCGGGTCTTCGAGATCAACCGCAATTTCCGGAACGAGGGGATTTCGATCCGTCATAATCCCGAGTTCACGATGATGGAGTTCTACCGGGCTTACGCGACGTACGAAGACCTGATGGATTTCACCGAGGAACTGCTCTGCCACGTCGCCGAAGAGACGCTCGGCACCCTCGACTTCCCCTATCAGGGGATGGAAATCAGCTTTCAGCGCCCCTGGAAGCGGCTGACCGTCGTCGAGGCGATCCTCGAATACGGCGATATCGATGCCAAGTCGCTGGCGGATCGGGACCTCGCCTACGCCTATGCCCAGCGGATCGGCCTGGACCTGCCGGCCGACATCGGCTACGGCAAGCTGATCACCGAGATTTTCGAAGAGGTGGCGGAGGAGAAGTTGATCCAGCCGACCTTTATCACCGCCTACCCGACCGAGGTGTCGCCGCTCTCCCGCAAGAGCGACCGCGATCCCGAAATCGTCGATCGTTTCGAACTGTTCATTGCCGGTCGGGAGCTTGCCAACGCCTTCTCCGAGCTGAACGACCCGGTCGACCAGAAGGAGCGCTTTCTTGCCCAGGTGGCGCAAAAGGCCAAGGGGGACGAGGAAGCCCACTACATGGACGAAGATTACGTCCGGGCGCTGGAATTCGGCCTGCCGCCGACGGCAGGCGAGGGAATCGGCATCGATCGGCTGGTGATGCTGCTGACCGATTCGCCATCGATTCGGGACGTAATTCTCTTCCCGCAGCTGCGCAAGGAAAAATAA
- a CDS encoding lipoprotein-releasing ABC transporter permease subunit, translated as MPYELFIGLRYLKAKRKSTFISIITFISTAGVTLGVMALIIVLAVMTGFEEDLKDKILGTNAHVVVLKSVGTIDNYQSLMTRLKKVPGVVAATPFIYSQVMLSGGHNVSGVVLRGVDPTTDPLVTNLKRSMVEGRLADLERVPPPLASQAPPPPGIIIGRELAKSLNLYLGDTINVISPLGNLTPLGMVPKMRTFRVVGIFNTGMFEYDSTLAYVDLTEAQQFLSLGNVVTGIQLKVKDVYQTGAMVREINRLLGFPYYARDWMQMNKNILFALKTEKMVMFIILTLIVLVAAFGIASTLFMVVMEKTKDIAILKSMGATGRSIMKIFVLEGLIIGVSGTVFGVLSGLLIACNLQPIVDFIQRWTGFELFSKDVYYLDHFPSRVEPTDVIMVSVTAVIISLLATLYPSWQASRLPPAEAIRYE; from the coding sequence ATGCCCTACGAGCTCTTTATCGGCCTTCGCTATCTGAAGGCGAAGCGAAAATCGACCTTCATCTCCATCATTACCTTTATCTCGACGGCCGGCGTGACCCTCGGAGTGATGGCCCTGATCATCGTGCTGGCAGTGATGACCGGCTTCGAGGAGGATCTCAAGGACAAGATCCTCGGCACCAATGCCCATGTCGTGGTATTGAAGAGCGTTGGCACCATCGACAATTACCAGTCGCTGATGACCCGCTTGAAGAAGGTGCCGGGCGTGGTTGCCGCCACTCCGTTCATCTACAGCCAGGTGATGCTTTCGGGGGGACACAATGTCTCGGGGGTAGTGCTGCGCGGTGTCGACCCGACCACCGATCCCCTCGTCACCAACCTGAAGCGCTCCATGGTGGAGGGCCGGCTTGCCGACCTGGAGCGGGTTCCACCACCATTGGCCAGTCAGGCGCCGCCCCCGCCGGGGATCATTATCGGCCGGGAGTTGGCTAAAAGTCTCAATCTCTATCTGGGCGACACGATCAACGTCATTTCGCCGCTCGGCAATCTCACCCCCCTCGGCATGGTGCCGAAGATGCGCACTTTCCGAGTGGTCGGCATCTTCAACACCGGCATGTTCGAATACGACTCCACGCTGGCTTACGTCGATCTGACTGAGGCCCAGCAGTTTCTGTCGCTCGGCAATGTCGTCACCGGCATCCAATTGAAAGTCAAAGATGTTTACCAGACCGGCGCAATGGTCAGGGAGATCAACCGGTTGCTCGGTTTCCCGTACTATGCGCGGGACTGGATGCAGATGAACAAGAACATTCTTTTTGCCTTGAAGACGGAAAAGATGGTAATGTTCATCATTCTGACACTGATCGTCCTGGTGGCCGCTTTCGGCATCGCTTCGACCCTTTTCATGGTGGTGATGGAAAAGACCAAGGATATCGCTATCCTCAAGTCGATGGGGGCGACCGGGCGGAGCATCATGAAGATTTTCGTCCTCGAGGGACTGATCATCGGGGTTTCCGGCACCGTCTTCGGTGTGCTCAGCGGGCTGCTCATCGCTTGCAACCTGCAGCCGATCGTCGATTTCATCCAGCGGTGGACCGGTTTCGAGCTGTTCAGCAAAGACGTGTACTACCTGGATCATTTTCCGTCCCGGGTTGAGCCGACCGACGTGATCATGGTTTCGGTGACTGCGGTGATCATCTCCCTGCTGGCCACCTTGTACCCGTCCTGGCAGGCGTCGCGCCTTCCTCCGGCAGAGGCGATCCGTTATGAGTAG
- a CDS encoding ABC transporter ATP-binding protein, which translates to MSSLLEVVDLHKSYGAGTGRVDVLKGIDLTVVEGETIALVGASGAGKSTLLHVMGTLDRPTSGTVRFCGEDVFKKSDAALAVFRNRSIGFVFQFHHLLPEFSALENVMMPALIGGQSRAAAAAPARELLGEVGLAHRLNHKPGELSGGEQQRVAIARALVLAPKLLLADEPTGNLDMKTSDEVHETLDNIHRKTGVTLVIVTHNERLAARMARTIRLVDGRIETV; encoded by the coding sequence ATGAGTAGCCTCCTGGAGGTAGTGGACCTGCACAAATCGTACGGCGCCGGCACTGGCCGGGTCGACGTGCTGAAAGGGATCGACCTGACGGTGGTCGAAGGTGAAACCATTGCCCTCGTCGGGGCCTCGGGAGCGGGGAAAAGTACGCTGCTCCATGTCATGGGGACGCTCGATCGGCCGACGTCGGGGACGGTCCGGTTTTGCGGCGAGGATGTCTTCAAAAAGAGCGATGCGGCCCTGGCAGTTTTTCGCAATCGCTCCATCGGCTTCGTTTTCCAGTTCCATCATCTGTTGCCGGAATTTTCCGCCCTGGAGAATGTCATGATGCCGGCCCTGATCGGCGGTCAGAGCCGTGCGGCAGCGGCCGCTCCTGCTCGGGAGCTTCTTGGCGAAGTCGGTCTGGCACACCGGCTCAATCACAAGCCGGGGGAACTTTCCGGCGGCGAGCAGCAGCGGGTGGCAATTGCCCGGGCGCTTGTCCTGGCACCGAAACTGCTGCTGGCCGACGAACCGACCGGCAATCTCGATATGAAAACGAGCGACGAAGTTCACGAAACCCTGGACAATATCCATCGGAAGACAGGGGTGACGCTCGTCATCGTTACGCACAATGAGCGGCTGGCGGCCCGGATGGCGCGGACGATCCGGCTCGTTGATGGTCGCATCGAGACCGTTTAG
- the bamA gene encoding outer membrane protein assembly factor BamA — translation MTRLHATTIGIMAALVLNAQASFAEGEKIVGVQIKGNRRVETAAIQNAIKLKAGDLLYADKVDADILAIYQLGQFQDVKVETEAATGGVNLVYVVAEKPIVREIRIEGNKELSTDKIRDALGLKTSTIFSQKALAESVKKVRKLYNDDGYYLAEITTRTEKRSDTDIKVTYSITEGKKVLIKTIRFEGNKAFDARKLKSVMETKEKWFLSWLTGAGTYKDEVIKNDAALITDLYYNNGYVNVKVGEPEVKLLDDKSGLVVTVVITEGDQYKTGTIGFKGDLLEPEAVLSQKIKLKSGEIFNRSNLRADVAMLTDFYADKGYAFANVTPLSKIDSEKKTVDITFDFEKGDKVFIDLINISGNSKTRDKVIRREVRVNEGGTYSSTGLKRTKQNLMNLGFFEDVNINTIKGRADNKLDVNIDVKEKPTGTFSIGAGYSSLDGLIGQGSVSQSNFLGLGLKANLAASLGGKSSTYNLGLTDPYFLDSRWTLGGDIYRTERDYLDFTRRSTGGDIKAGYPLSDTMSTLWMYKYEDKQIYDISQALRLVPETSSTTSSIYLSLTRNTTDYRLDPTTGMINNLSIEFAGLGGTNRFLRYFGDTTVFFPCKWETVLSLRGSLGYVQGLGKDVPIDERFYAGGISTLRGFEGRSVSPYILTDVQSTSQNSGAVTSSLERAFVGGDKEAIFNAEYTIPLLKDAGLKGVLFFDAGNVYGENQSMFSSVLMSYGAGIRWISPLGPLRLEYGIPLNPRDGIDKKSGRFEFSIGSFF, via the coding sequence GTGACACGGTTACACGCGACAACTATCGGAATCATGGCGGCGTTGGTGCTGAACGCGCAGGCCTCTTTCGCCGAAGGAGAGAAGATCGTCGGGGTGCAGATCAAGGGGAACCGACGGGTCGAGACGGCTGCGATTCAGAACGCCATCAAGCTCAAGGCCGGCGATCTGCTCTATGCCGACAAGGTCGATGCCGACATCCTCGCCATCTACCAGCTCGGCCAGTTTCAGGATGTGAAGGTCGAAACGGAGGCTGCCACTGGCGGTGTCAACCTAGTGTACGTGGTTGCCGAGAAGCCGATCGTTCGCGAAATCAGGATTGAGGGGAACAAGGAACTTTCGACCGACAAGATCCGTGACGCCCTCGGCCTGAAGACCAGTACGATCTTTTCCCAGAAGGCCTTGGCTGAAAGCGTCAAGAAAGTCAGGAAGCTTTACAACGATGATGGCTACTATCTCGCCGAAATAACCACCCGTACCGAGAAACGTTCGGATACGGACATCAAGGTGACCTATTCCATTACCGAAGGGAAGAAGGTCCTGATCAAGACCATCCGCTTTGAAGGGAACAAGGCGTTTGACGCCCGCAAGCTCAAGAGCGTGATGGAAACCAAGGAGAAGTGGTTCCTCTCCTGGCTCACCGGCGCCGGTACCTACAAGGACGAGGTGATCAAGAACGATGCGGCCCTGATCACCGACCTCTACTACAACAACGGTTACGTCAACGTCAAGGTTGGCGAGCCGGAAGTGAAGCTGCTTGACGACAAAAGCGGCCTCGTTGTGACGGTTGTCATTACCGAAGGGGATCAGTACAAGACCGGCACCATCGGCTTCAAGGGCGATCTCCTCGAACCGGAAGCCGTCCTTTCCCAGAAGATCAAACTGAAATCGGGTGAAATTTTCAACCGCTCGAATCTCCGTGCCGACGTGGCGATGCTGACCGATTTTTACGCCGACAAAGGATATGCCTTTGCCAACGTTACCCCGCTGTCGAAGATCGATTCCGAGAAGAAGACTGTCGATATCACTTTCGACTTTGAAAAGGGAGACAAGGTCTTCATCGACCTGATCAATATCAGCGGCAACAGCAAAACCCGCGACAAGGTAATCCGGCGCGAAGTTCGCGTCAACGAGGGGGGGACCTACAGTAGCACCGGCCTCAAGCGGACCAAGCAGAATCTGATGAACCTCGGCTTCTTCGAGGATGTCAATATCAACACCATCAAGGGCCGGGCGGACAACAAGCTTGATGTGAACATCGATGTCAAGGAGAAGCCGACCGGCACCTTCAGTATCGGCGCCGGGTACAGTTCCCTCGACGGCCTGATCGGCCAGGGATCGGTGTCGCAGAGCAACTTCCTCGGTCTGGGGCTCAAGGCCAACCTTGCCGCTTCGCTGGGGGGGAAATCGTCCACCTACAACCTCGGCCTTACCGATCCTTATTTCCTCGACAGCAGATGGACCCTTGGCGGCGATATCTACCGGACCGAGCGCGACTACCTGGACTTCACCCGGCGTTCCACCGGCGGCGACATCAAGGCCGGCTATCCCCTGAGCGATACCATGAGTACCCTCTGGATGTACAAGTACGAGGATAAACAGATCTACGATATCTCGCAGGCGTTGCGACTCGTGCCGGAAACGAGCTCGACCACGAGTTCCATCTATCTCAGCCTGACCCGGAACACCACCGATTACCGCCTCGATCCGACCACCGGGATGATCAACAATCTCTCAATCGAGTTTGCCGGTCTGGGGGGCACTAACCGTTTCCTTCGCTATTTCGGCGACACGACGGTGTTCTTCCCCTGTAAATGGGAGACGGTCCTCAGCCTGCGGGGTTCGCTCGGTTATGTCCAGGGACTGGGCAAGGACGTGCCGATCGACGAGCGGTTCTATGCCGGGGGGATCAGCACCCTGCGCGGCTTTGAAGGGCGGAGCGTCAGCCCGTACATCCTTACCGACGTCCAGTCAACGTCCCAGAACTCCGGCGCCGTTACGTCGAGCCTGGAGCGGGCATTTGTCGGCGGCGACAAGGAAGCGATCTTCAATGCCGAGTATACCATTCCCCTGCTCAAGGATGCCGGCCTGAAGGGGGTACTTTTCTTCGATGCCGGCAACGTCTATGGCGAGAACCAGAGCATGTTCTCCAGCGTGCTGATGAGCTACGGCGCGGGGATTCGCTGGATTTCGCCGCTGGGGCCGTTGCGGCTCGAATACGGCATTCCGCTCAACCCCCGCGATGGGATCGACAAGAAAAGCGGCCGGTTCGAGTTCTCGATCGGCAGTTTCTTCTAG